Genomic DNA from Mastomys coucha isolate ucsf_1 unplaced genomic scaffold, UCSF_Mcou_1 pScaffold16, whole genome shotgun sequence:
tcttaaatCCATTAATAAAAAGATGTTAAGCTATAAGtgtacagaaaataaatagaaggtTCTAAGAGTATAATAGTATATAACCCTACTTTAagtaatatccacttaccagtcaTCATTGTTGAAGACAATGAATCCCCTGTTTCCTCTGCCAAAAGCTACTTGGTTGCTGTCATTATCCCACCAGTTTGTAAAAGGCTGACCATTGACGACATTCCGGAAGGCAACCATGTTCCTAAAAGTACAATATCATGTGAAATGCTGGTACCCTTAAAcgtcaatttaaaataaaatgttaaacaaCTTTATCATGCAAGATCTGTAGGGGACATTCCCACCTTATTTGACGCCAGCGATGTTCACAGACCCAGTCATTGCCACAAGTGCTATCTGAGTTAATGCTCACTTCTTTCGTTGCTCCATTGTTATTTGGTGGTCCAACCCAGTCATTGACATCCTTAAATAAAGGGAAAAGCCTCAGGTTTTTTAACAAGCATGTTGCATTTCCATTGCACTAAACTCAAAGAGTTCTGTTACTTGAGTCTCTATAGTGCCTACTTAGTATCTAAATCCTTCAGTATTTATACAGACCACTACTGAGTATTTACTATTTCAGTGTATATACCATAGTTATCTTAGGTCATATTTCacagaattatatatttttatttactcagtgTCTTCCATGCAACAGTTTCTTCATAGCCCTCTTCTTTAATGTTACTAAAATGGCAAGAGCTTTAGCATCAGAAAGACCAAGATTAAAGATCAGGCTCAGCGGTGCTGACAGGCAAAAAGCAGGCAGAGGTTTGCATGCTTTATGACACACCCACAGTGGAAGCCACTATAATGTGCAAGTATGTGATAGAGagatttaagagaaaagaaaaatgaactggTTTGAACACTATGTTTAGACAGATACAAACACTATGTTTGGCAGGACAAACTATTCAAATATTCCTCTCTACCCCCCTgtcctcaaattcccctacactggggcatcctaTGTCTGGCTCTCTGTGTTCTATAGAGCCAAGGTTTTGTAACCCCAGAGCTGACCAATTTGATACTTGAGAAATCTGCTGTCTCCACCTGCTGGGCACTTGCATTACAAGACACCAATTCAGCTCAGCATCACAAGGTCCCAGGGATCTACAAGAGCTTTACTCTCTAAATCATCTCCCCAGACTATTAGCTGCCTTTTGAGATTTTTCAGATTAATATATTGCAATATATTTTGTAATGTATAGTATTCTTGAATAAGTCTTCAAACTTATGTGCTTAATTTAAcataatttatttcatgtatttttttaaggaatcCTCAGTTAAATGGAAATGTTTCTTTACATTccatagaaaaatacaaaagtatttCGCAAATATTTGTTTGGGTTAAATAACAAAAGCCCACTTCCTCCTTTCAGGTGTTACTATATACAATCCCCATATCCTATGGACAAAGGAAGAACTACTAGACTCCTATGTTTTACTTTGTGTTCTTGTTCTGTAACTTTCAAGTTATTGTTTCACAGTGATAAAGCAGTTCATTGTTCTATAAAATACCTATAATGCTAATAATGTTGATGGCATGTCTTTTGTGCAACAATTTCATGTGAAATTAAAACAGgactgcatttggtgactgtatatgggatatattcccaggtgtggcagtctctgcatgctgacaggagcatgttatagctgtctcctgagagactctgccagagcctgaaaaatacagaggcagatgcttgaagCGAACCATCACACTGCATATGAGCGTCCCcactggaggagttagagaaaggactgaaggaactgaaggggtttgcaaccccataggtcTGGggtcaatcaaccagaccccccagagctcccagagtctaaaccaccaaccaaagaatacacatggaggggacacatggctccagccctatatgtagcagaggatggccttgttgagaatcaatgggagaagagaccccgggtcctgtgaaggcttgatgccccagtgtaggggaattcgagggcagggaggcaggaggcgGTAGGTGAGttggggcacaccctcatagaagcaagagggGGGGATGGGTGGGGGGGTTCTGGAGTGGGAAAACtagaaagggataacatttgaaatgtaaataaagaaaatatccaataaaaatgaaaaaaagaaagaaaatgtggttcatatgtataaaatgggaaaaaaatggactgctttttctttcttcaaaagcaTATTTAAACTTACTTTTCCATTCTGGAAATATCTTGGCCAATAGTAACTTGACATTACCCGGGTGAAACCATAAGGATGAGCCAACATAAATCCAACAGCCATTTTATAGAGTctgaaaattacaaaacaatattacaatagaaaactaaaaattttacTATCACTAAAAGACTTGTATAAATGTAAAGAATAGCTTTCCCTACCTAGCATCCCAGAAGGTCAGGATGGatgctcctccagcaccatgtcctcGCTGATTGTCATGGTTGTCCACAAACACAAGGGCTCTGTCAGAAGGCATGAAACCCCAACCTTCTCCCCAgttcctagtttttaaaaatatgtgcataCATTATTCCTTGAAAAGAACATTTAGAGTATCCTAAATCTGTACCTCTTTCTATAATCTATTTGAATTTAACTAATGATTCTCTAACCAAATGGTTATTTCACAGAAAAATTTTCCTCTAggtaattttatatacagcttaTTTGCATTTCATCCACATTGCTCATGTAAGATTTCAATATAGATGGACTCAGGAAGGATAAATATTCACACTGAAGtatatacaatgaaaaacaaataaaaaggattGGATATTGCACTCTGTGTTATAAGCTAATATTTCAAGTTAATTTATTGCAGTAGATGTATAAGTGCAACAGTAGAACCACATTGCAGTTTTAGTTGTGAGTAGTAGAATTTTTCAAGTAATATCTTGATTTTAGCAGATTGTAACTACCAAAAATCTAGTAGACTCAtatcaaagacagaaaaaaatctgtaggTGATGTTTTGTGTAACTAGAAAGTCTCCTTGTTactgacatttaaaatgaaatttattaaattccagatgatttttttattgcttaGAGGGCAAACAACCTGCTTAATAGCTAGtcttgataaatatttaataagttaGAATTTTATAAGATGACTACGTATTGGGATAATTTGACAGCAGAtctgtgacagaaaaaaaatgacaaagtgtGATGTATTTACTTTAAGTAGGCCATCTTTTCTCCATCCCACTTGCGCATAACTTTGCCCAGTTTTGCTCCATATTTGAATTCTGTCACACGGCCATTTCCAAAATACTCATTACTTGACACTGCCTCACCACCCAGGTCAATTACCTAGTAGAGAAATAATGGGAAACTGTCATTgaataaaatgatattaaaatatttaatataaaaataacaccCTATAAATTTCTTATACTGTTCATGTTCAAtgtggttttcttcatttctttattaagtATATACATTAGTACTGAAAGAAATTTAATAAGAATATCCAGTAAAAATGGCTGacatatttcacttaacatataGTTGAAAATTCAGATACTCATACTAACAAAGTACTTACTGtcagataaacaatttcagcactTACAAATTCATTAGaatctccaaagaaaacaaatacaaacattatCAACCTTCTTCACAGAAAAATGCCCACAGAAATATTAACCAATTTATCCAAAATTTATGCATTTAATAATACTTAAGACAAGATTTAAGCCTAGAAATACTGACTTAGTTATGCAGCAACTAAGTTATTGCATAATGGTCCCTAAGTATACACTAAGTGGTACAATAATGTCACAGGATAAATAAATTCTCTACATTCCCTTAGACCTTTATTCTGGTATGAATAAATGGGAGTTAAAGAAATTCCACATTTTACAAAGCACTCAGACATTAACCTATTAAATTGTGTTTAATACAATGTTCCATCTATCTTTTGTTTAACAAAACAATgtcattttatatgtacatatatgtattacattACCTCTTGATAAATGAAAGGTCTGCTTCCTTCATAGAACCATTTTGTATTTAGATTATGCAGTTTGTCCAAAATTGCCTTTATGTCACCAGGCCACATGTGCTTAGAAGCATCAAGTCTGAACCCTGCTACACCAATGTCAATGAGGTGGTTCATATAGTCAGCCACCTTTGTACGAACATAATCTTTCTCAAGTGCAAGATCCAGAAGGCCAGACAGACGACAGTCTCTGACctgttaagaaaaacaaaacaaaactgtgttcCATATATAAATATCACCTATTAACTGAGATCTCCTTCAACTATACAAGTATTCACTGATTAGTCTCGAGAACCTATAGAGACTATCCGGAGGTTAGGCACGgcctcagttgagggatggggccacccacacatctcaaaaatattaatccagaattgttcctatctaaaggaaatgcagggagaaAGAGTGAAGCAAAAACTAAAggacaggccatccagagactacctcaccgagggatccatcccatctgcagacaccaaagccagacactattgctgatgccaagaagcacttcctgacaggagcctggtatggctgtcccctgagaggctctgccagaacctggcCAATATGGGTGCAGATACTAGCAGCCAACCATCGAACTGAGCACTGGAACCCCAAACGAGGACTTAGtagaaggactaaaggagctgaagggatttacaaccccataggtaaaacaataatatcaaccaaccaacccctccagcgctcccggggactaaaccaccaaccaaagaatacacatggagagacccatggatctaggtacatatatagcagagtcttatctggcatcagtgggaggagaggtccttggtcctgtgaaggcttgatgccccagggtaggggaatgctagggcagtgatgctagagtgggtggatgggtggggaagtTCCCTCATAGAAGTAGGTGGGAGGGAATAGGATAGGGGGCTTGCGAAGGCGAAACCAGGaagaggaataacatttgaaatgtaaataaatgtaataaccaataaaaaaaaagcttcataAAGCCTTTTTCATGGAAAACTGGGAACATTCACATCCTACTGTGGATACACCCTTCGAATATTTTCTGCTATAGTGTCTGAATGAGGcaaaaattaaatagataatATTATTAGTTAGTTGAGGAAACCctttgtgtcctttctttttcctttttttcccttatctTATGTGCTACAGGAGtaaaacataaatcttttaatatttaGCACCTTTCTTGAGCCATTAAGAGACTAGGAGAAAGTTTTTGAAGATTGGTTTGCATTTCTAGCTCCTAGTAATATATTTCACAAAGAGTCTAAACCGCATGTCAAATGGTATTCCAAAAGATCCATGTGCATAagtccctgatttctttttttaattctgatCATTTTCCTCACCTGAGCAGCATCATTGTAGTTCTCAATGCCTCCACTTCCAGTTCTACATTTTCCATCGTTAAAGTCAAAACCAGAATATGGAACTCCAGGAAAGTCCCTATTATTTGGGTTGAAATAACTTCCACATGTACTACTTTGTCCAGCTTGAGCCCCTACTCCACACATGTGGTTAATGACAGCATCCACATAAATACGGACCTGAAAAGAAGACCTAAAATTAAGCTGGTTAAACTCTGCAGCATACTAGTGAGACATACATATtgacatatataaattatatactatatacatataaatatagttATATGCATTATATTTTAGCACCTTTCCTGAACCATAAAATGTCTATGGAAAGGTTATTGAATATTATTTTGAGTTTCTACCTTCTATACTATGTtaactaatgaaaataaaaccacttgtcaaatgcttttccaaaACTACCATGTGCATAATGACACCCTCTATTTTTAATTCTCAACATTTTCCTCATATGAGCAGCATTATTATAGTTCTCATGCTTTCACCTCCAGTTCTACATTTCCATCATTAAATTCCTAGCATGTTAACAAAACTATATATAGGTAGATGATAtgtaaaagatagatagatagatagatagatagatagatagatagatagatagatagatagattattgtagcttcattttcaacAGGACAAAACGCCAATGTGAAATGAAGGGCAACAATAGTCAATATTTGATTGAGAATTTACAGAACTGGCAAGTGCAAAACTAGAAAACATCACAAAAGTCAAatcaaaatgacattttaaaaacctacaattagatttctttttaaaagcagacattagccaggtggtggtggcacacgcctttaattccaacacttgggaggcagaggcaggcagatttctgcgtttgaggccagcctggtctacagagtaagttccaggacagccagggctacacacagaaatcctgtcttgaaaaaccaaaaaaaaaaaaaaaaaaaaaaaaaaaaaaaacaaacaaaaaaaaaacagacattatTGATTTTGAAAGGAGTTAATCTGAGTCTtagtctctaaaaagaaaaaaaaaagtagatattggtctttattaaaagaagaaatagtgtAGGAATTGTGAGTGGACAAATAAATCACCGAAAATGGGAGTAAGTTTGCATCTGgaatttctaatttctaatcAGAAAAGATTTACTAAAAAATGATTAtggttataaaaattaaaagtcaaagttttcctttataagttctCTTCTTTAAATTGTTCatatgaaagaatttttaaaattgcccATAAAACAGTAGTTAACTTTGAGATATAGCTAaatagaaagaattttgaaagtgTGAAACCTTTTGCTCAAGAAGAATAAGAAGCAAACACAACATGGTTTTGCATAAACTGACTTCTAAGGACATATAACTTCACTTACACCAACGTTGTTGCACCTGTTCACCATGTCCCTGAATTCATCTTCATTTCCAGACCTGGAGCATATTTTGTAGCTAATTGGTTGATATCTTTCCCACCATGGTCTTGAAGGGTTGTGGACTACAATATTTTCATTGGGTGGAGAAACCTACAAATAAACGAGTAAGATGATCAGCTCATGGTTTACTTTACATAAGTAAATCCTATAAAAAAAACTACCAGTGATTTTGCAGTTCTTAATCTGTATAAATTCAGTCCAATTGCTTCGGAATCACTGAAAACATTGCCAACACAATAAAGAGGACCTCTTAATGTTTGAAAACTAAATATAAAGTTGCCTTTCctgctatttttttcttcctcatgaAAATTACGTGTgaagttaaataaaatacattagaaatacattaaattaaataaaatacattagaaaatacattaaattaaataaaatacattagaaaataataaaatacattagaAAACAATTCTACATAGCACAGTAAACTCAGCATTTGAATTGTGAATAAGTCTTACCTGCACCCCTCCAAATCCATTAGGAGCTAAGTATCGCTCACATTCCTTAGCAATATCAACCCAGCGCCACTCAAACAGGTGGACAATAGCAGTTCGTCCATATTGAGTATGTGGGTCATATTGGGCCCAGCAGAGCCCAATGAGGGAAAGCAGCAGGAAGGATTTCATTTTGCTATGTTGTTGGCAGTATTCTTTCTAATAAGTAttttacttctgaaaaaaaaacatacataatgaaataaatattaacacaaaTCAATATTCTAATACTAGCTATTTATAAACTGTAAGCAATTACCAATAATAATGTCAAAATGtgaaaacattcaaaaacatTCTCAGGAAAACTATGTAAATGCTTTATGAGTTCTTAGTAAGTCTTAATgttttttctcaattaagaaaCATTAGCCCCTTCCAGAAAATTAGCCTttccatacatatacatgtatatttgtgcatgtatgtatatgagtgtttgggTGTGTTTTATATGGGTGTTTCTGCATTATTTGACTTATACTACATAATATTTATGGCATCATCTATTAAGGAGAATTATAATTGGAGTCCTATATAGTTTTAagtattaataatgaaaataaaaatatcagcaaGACTAAAACTTATCCGAAAAGTTTAAAGGTACAATGAACTTATGTCAGAGGGGCAAACACATCAAGACCTTccaaaaaaaaacgaaaaaagagCTACCAAAGCTATAAGGGAAGgaacatataataaaaagttaattGAAATTTACTCCCGCCAGTGGAAAGAAACCAGGTTATAGATATGTAAAACTAGAAATGGCCGGTCATTGGGAAAACTTTTATAACTGCATGAATGAGGTAAGTGATTTGTCACATGAACAGAGCAGGTTATTGTTAGAGAAACAGAAGGTGTGTTGACTAACTGGAGCCTAATAACAAGAAAGATAGAAATGCTAAACATGAAGGTATTTGAAGGTGATATCAATCACTAAGATGATGAAATAAAGTACCAGGTCTGAGAGGTTTGTCAAGACTGTTAAAGATCTTAATTATTTCTTTGTCAATTACAattctctcctttgcttcttcAACAACAAAGTACACGAGAAATTCTTAACAAAActatatttttgttcatatttgaCATGTGATTTCATGCTTCTATGATACTCTATGTTCTCCCTAGACACATGTTCCATGTGTACTCAGTACATACTCAACTAAAAGAACATTTTTAGCCTAAGCTTATATTCCCGGGTGTAATGAGTAACTTTTTGACGTGTGACAGCTTTTTTAGGTTAGGCTACTAAAGTCTGATTTATATTGTAGATATATTTTGATTTACACATTCACCTCCTGAAACAAACTTATTAAAGATGTACTTCATTTCTAATATTCCTAGACCCAACAAATTAGTAGTTTGCACTCTTATGCATTCAGTAAATGACTATAACATGCATTTAATAAGTTCCAAGTATCATGTAAGAGAAGGACATGAATTATATCCTCATTTATAGTATACTGTACCTgcgatacacacaaacacagacacagacacacacacacacacacacacacacacacacacacacacaaatgaccaGGTAAACTAAGTCAAATAGGCTTATGTAATTATTGACATATTATTGATATCTAACTAAAAAtcagtatttcttttgtttcatcaAAATTTCTAAAGTTCTACTTTATAATATCATATCCATTGAATCATGAGACAATATGTCTATTGCTATTGCCAGTAATCTTGGTTGCCCACCAAAAGAAAATGGCAAGAGCTTATTGCTCAAAACAACACTTTCTTTAGATACAGAACACAGAAATTGAGCTATGCTGAGCTGGGAGCTTCCTCCACAATGAACAGATTTCGTAGTATAGGAAAGTTGATTGAGAGAGAAAATTCAGCAATGATATAGTGTAGTCTTAAACCCTGTGCTATAATACTAACCTTCCATCCAAGATGTATTAATGATGTAATAGTTCCAGGGAGTTTCTAATTAGATCCTAGGACTGCCCAACAGGCAGGATGTACACCTTGTACTGGTCAAATATTTATGGTGTGTGGTGGGAGATCATGGGTCTGATGGTAGAATCTACTAccagtattttattaaataaacatgTAGTTGAAtcgctttctaaatatttatatttacaaccACAGATTGGTATAAGTATCAGCTTTAGTCAAAGAACTCTTGTAGCTGTGTAGACAGTCAAAGCAATGACTCATCACTCATCAAAGGGCTGAGAATCAGGGAATTCAGAGTGCTCAACACTAAACAGGAAATCTTTATTACCTACACTGGGCTCCAGAGAACATCATGGAAAAGGGTctgaaagaattttaagagctTGGCCCTGGAAAGACGGTATGCAATCAATAGTTTCTCGTGGTCttctaaaggacctgggtttgattcccagtaaccATATAGCAACTAACAAACATCAGTAATTCCAGTTCCTGAGGATACAacttcctcttctagcctctgaaggTATTGCGTGTGCAAGTGCATAGCTTTATAAGCAAAGCACTTAAACGTATTTTTTAGAGAGAATAAGATCTGGAGAATGGAGTGAAGTCATAGTTCCCTTCTGGATATTACATGATTTTTGGTAGCATCAATACATAGCAAATATAGTCATATGCACAAAACAGtcacagaagaataaaaatagcataAAAGGAAAATTTGGGAAGACATCAAAAATGTGGATATAGGACTAAGAGAAGATATGAGGGAAGGGAATATGATTATAGTAtcttgtaaaaattttaaataataataataataatgtcaaatAGAGTTAAGGATGCACTTTAGTGACTAAACCTATTACATTTATGTGGCTTTGaattatagataatatatatataagtatatatataatgtgcatatgtgtttgattatattatatgaatatactatACAATAGAAATATATAACTATGATAGCATCCTAACAACAAAACAGTTCCTTTCATGAAGTACAAATACTTCAATTTTCAATAAAGCATATTCAATATTTATGACTACTCTGTAGCattataatacacatacacaatgcatACTTATGAAAACCAATTATTatttgttcttgtgtgtgtgtgtgtgtgtttgtgtgtgtgtgtgtgtgtgtgtctgtgtattataTAGTTTTTGGTCCTCATCATAACTTCTTTTGGAGGCTTACATGTCTTTTCCTGTAGTGATTCACAAGATATATGATATGCTATTCTGAACTATATTCACCTATATATTATAGATAAAAATTACAAGATTATCAAAAACTCTAGATGGAAATGCTGACAACCCTAATGTGGTTAGTATCTGAACACTAGTTAATTGCCAAATAATATTCCATAAATATGCATAATGtgaattaaaatttgaaagaagaaaaataaaaatcttttctaatattaagaaataaaacaggaaaaatgatataaaactgaaaattatacataatattCTCAAAACCAGTTTCTTAGCAATGTTATAAAATAGGGGTCTTATTACTTCAGTGTTAATATTACAAAGAGAAGACTCTAATATAAATTCAATATTTCTCTTTATGCACTAGTTCTCATAAATTTAAGCATTTAGCTGAAACTCTTCTTATGGATTTCAAAGTCACATAATTTAAAGACACTACTTAAATACTAAAAAAACACAGTTAattctaaattatttctttaatctcCCTGTTTGCATATACAAATACTCATTATTTACAAAATTACTTTCCTTATTATATTGTGCCTGAAGTATATGGCAAACTAAGACGTTATAAAAGACAAATTAATTAATAGTGGTCAGTAAGAGATAGTTTACATATTCTTGCCATTTGTAGTTAGTAGCCCAGAGGACTCACAGTTAAGTATCTTTTAATGAACAATGTAATGGCAATGTCATTAAAATATTAGAGTTTCTTTAATCATACATCTTCACATGTAGTTTTATCATCTGTTAACTTTATCTCTAGTGTTGAAAgcttctgtgttttatttctagTATAGGAAGATATTTTACATACAAGTAATCAAGTTATGGTTGctttacttaaaataattcataattcATTTGAATTTTATCTTGCATTCTCTCTCAAAACAGTAGTCATTTACCCACCACTAAAAATTGCCAACTTAAGTTTAGCATAAGTTACATATGAAGGCTAGAGAAAGACAAAGTTCAGCAAGTCTGCCTACCACATCTCTAAAATGAAAGATAAGTTTAGAGCCAAG
This window encodes:
- the LOC116093662 gene encoding alpha-amylase 1 yields the protein MKSFLLLSLIGLCWAQYDPHTQYGRTAIVHLFEWRWVDIAKECERYLAPNGFGGVQVSPPNENIVVHNPSRPWWERYQPISYKICSRSGNEDEFRDMVNRCNNVGVRIYVDAVINHMCGVGAQAGQSSTCGSYFNPNNRDFPGVPYSGFDFNDGKCRTGSGGIENYNDAAQVRDCRLSGLLDLALEKDYVRTKVADYMNHLIDIGVAGFRLDASKHMWPGDIKAILDKLHNLNTKWFYEGSRPFIYQEVIDLGGEAVSSNEYFGNGRVTEFKYGAKLGKVMRKWDGEKMAYLKNWGEGWGFMPSDRALVFVDNHDNQRGHGAGGASILTFWDARLYKMAVGFMLAHPYGFTRVMSSYYWPRYFQNGKDVNDWVGPPNNNGATKEVSINSDSTCGNDWVCEHRWRQIRNMVAFRNVVNGQPFTNWWDNDSNQVAFGRGNRGFIVFNNDDWALSKTLQTGLPAGTYCDVISGDKVDGNCTGIKVYVDNDGNANFYISNSAEDPFIAIHAESKI